One Flavobacterium cerinum genomic window, AAATCTCGTTGATAATAGTATTTACATTTGCCATAGAGTAATCATTTGAAAGTATTATTCTATTTCCGATTCGTATAATGTCATCAAGGGGAGGAAGCCTCATTTCTCTTAGTTCGGTTGCACTTACATTTACATTTCCGTTGAAAATCTGGAAATACGTGTCAAATAGTTCACTATTGAGTAAAGCACAAAGGCCAACCATTTCGTCTCTATTTAAATGACCATTCTTTCTATATATATAGTTTACCTTGTTTTCAACGCCGATGAAATCGGATTTTATATAATTACAAAAGTAGGGTGCGGCTATTAGACGACTTTTGTCATCTTTTGTACTGAAACGTCTTAAAAAGATATAATTCTTGTTTGGGATCAATATGGATTTCGAAGCATTTTCTAATCTTATATATTTTTCTTTGTCTTTGAACTCTTTTGGCCATTCCAAAATCATTTTACCTACATTATGTAGCCAAAACAAAGGAGCTAAGAATACGGTTCCATTTTCATAATTGTCTTGGAGAAACTGTTTTGAACGAAAAGATACAACTGGTCCCGTAGAAATTTTGATATTAAAATCTGATAAGAAATTTTCCCATGACGAGACTAAGTTTAAAATGCTCTCTTCTTTGTCGCTAGTTGGTAAATGTAATATCTTTTCTCTTGAAGAGAGATCTATTAGTTCGGAAGAATTAAAGTGCTTTATGACAGGTTCAGAAATATCGATTATACCATTGCTCGAAGAAACAAGAACCCTTTTGTTAGGATCTATTGATTCCTTGATGGCTTTTATTATAACGGTCTCCTGTAGAACACTATCTCGGTTAAATGTGTCTTTTCTCGAATTGAATAAATGTATCGTATCTATTTGGACTGTGTTAAAAAACAATTCTCTAAAAGCTTTGAAGTAATTGCCTGATGCGAAACTTCTTGGGGTTATAAAAATGAGCTCCCCTCTATCTGCAAGAAGTTTTGCAGCTATTCCCATAAAAATGGAATAAATATTTGGTTGTCCGCTAACGAGTTCTTTTGCCGCTATTGTTTTTACATCATCTTTAGCCAGTTTAAAATACGGTGGGTTTGAAATTATAAAATCAAATAGCTCACTTCTATAGTTTTTTTGTAGTGCTTTATAATTATCAAGAATAAAGTCGTATTGATTGAGTACATAATTTAATATAATATCTCTCTTCTTAAGCCAACTCTTAATATATTCTAAAACTCTGGTAGAAAAAGGAACTAAGCATTCGTCGGTTTCGTAGACAACTAGTTCAATTACTTCGATATTTATTTTTGTATTTACTAAATGTTCAATTAAAGTGCATGTTAAAATAGCTGTTCCGCAACCAGGGTCTAATATCTTGACGGTTGTGTCTCCCTCTTTACAATAGGATGCCATCAGACGTGCAATTGGTATAGGAGTAAAAAATTGACCGTTGTCTTTCTTATGTTTTGCGGTTACCTGTTTAGTGTAATAAATACCTAGCCTGTCTGCATATTCACTTGGCAATTCTTCGTTGAAAGGATTGATATTTATATTCTTTGTCATAGATTACAAAGTTAATTAAATATAGGTTTTTACATTCGTATGTGCGCGCTTTTCTTTTATGTCTAATTTCAGGTTATGATTTCAGCTTGCTCTAAATTAATCTCTGCCATTCGTTTCAAATATCCTTTTAGCATTGATTTTTTTAAACTTCATAATCAATAGGAAATGGTGTCCAGACTTTTAAATTCTTCTATTGTTAAATTTCCAAGAGCAGAATGCCTTCTCCGTTTATTGTAAAAGTTTTCTATATACTCAAAAATCGATTCTTCTGCTTTTTTTCTGGTTGTATATTTATTGTGATATATCAGTTCAACTTTTAAAGTCTTGAAAAAACTTTCAGCCACTGCGTTATCATAACAGTTACCTCTTCTGCTCATACTTTGTGAGATCTGGTTACTTTTTAATATGCGGACAAAATCTTTACAGGTATATTGGGTTCCTCTGTCTGAATGAAACATCAATTTTTGATTGTCAACTAAAGGGCGACTAAGCTGCGCCTTTTTTAAAGCGGTTATACTTGTATCTGTTGCCTTCATTGATTTGCTTAACGACCAACCTATTACTTTTCGGTCAAACAAATCTATAATTATGGTGAGGTATGCCCAGCCCTCCGCTGTACGTATATAGGTTATGTCAGATACCCATACTTCGTTCTGTCTTCCCACCTTGAAATTTTGGTTTAGACTGTTCTCCGCGACAGGATGCTTAGGAGAGGAAATAGTTGTTTTTTTGAATTTCAATTTTAAAATGCTACGCAAATGATGTTCCGTCATTATTTTTCCGACAAAAGACCGACATACTTTTATCCCTATGGCTGCTAATTCTTTGGTTATTCTTGGACTTCCGTATGTGCCACGGCTCGAATGATATATTCTACAAATCTCGAATGTTATATAAACTTTGCGTAATGCTCTGCTGGTAGGGATCTTTTTTAGCCATTTGTAATAACAGCTACGGTCCACTTGGAAAACTTGGCACATCTTCTCGACGGGAAATATATCGCTATTCTCCCTGATGAATTCATATCTTACCCGTCTCTCCTGGAGAAGATGCTTGGCACCTTTTTTAGAATATCGCGTTCGGTTTCTATATTCCTAACCTCCTTTCGTAATCTTGACATTTCCTTTCTTCTCTTATCCGGGTCGGAGGTTTTTTGTAATGTAAGTTTTTCTTTTCCAAGAGACCTCCTCCAGTGATAGAGGCAGTTTTTGCTAATACCCAGTTCCTCGGCCACGCGAAGTGCGCTTCCATATTGTTCGCATAGGCCGACCGCGAAGATTTTATATTCGGAGGTGTATTTTTTCCTAATCTTTTCCATCTCTTAAAAATTTTAGAAATGTTACTCATTGTAAATTTAGAATAGCAAATCGTTCTTTTTTTATCTGATGGGCTGGCTCAGGAAGAATATTGCCTTAGCTTTTTGTGGCAAAAAAGGTAGCAACTCCAAAAGGAGCAGTAGTCCCCATAACTACGAATAGAACTGAGGAATGGTTCCAAGTCAAAGCCTGATTCTATGAATTCCACAGTAGATGTATTTTGGAATAGGACAGTTCTATTTTTGATCAACTCAAACATCCTTGAGTTTTCTCCGTCATTAAAGTATATTTTACATAGGCATTCTAGTGCGATAGTGTCATTCGGTTCAAAGTTGAGACGGAAAAGCATGAATTCTTTGGCTAAGCGTTTTTTTTCAGGACTTTCGTGCCACCTCTCGACAAAAAGATTCCTTTTAAGGTTAAGTAGGTATGGATCACCAGGATAGTGTGTCAGACCCTGCGAAAGGTAGAATTCACCCTTGCTATTCTGGTCAATTCCAAAGTTAGCAAAGGAAAGCCAAAAATAGCCAGTGCTGAATTTTGAGAATAGATCGGGATCTTCCATAACAGCCTTTTCAAGATATTTTATACCTTCATCAAAATTTTGCATTTCTCTTATAAGAGCAATTCCCATACTCATCAAAGCCGGGGCTAATTTTGGATTTATCGCAAGCG contains:
- a CDS encoding Eco57I restriction-modification methylase domain-containing protein: MTKNININPFNEELPSEYADRLGIYYTKQVTAKHKKDNGQFFTPIPIARLMASYCKEGDTTVKILDPGCGTAILTCTLIEHLVNTKINIEVIELVVYETDECLVPFSTRVLEYIKSWLKKRDIILNYVLNQYDFILDNYKALQKNYRSELFDFIISNPPYFKLAKDDVKTIAAKELVSGQPNIYSIFMGIAAKLLADRGELIFITPRSFASGNYFKAFRELFFNTVQIDTIHLFNSRKDTFNRDSVLQETVIIKAIKESIDPNKRVLVSSSNGIIDISEPVIKHFNSSELIDLSSREKILHLPTSDKEESILNLVSSWENFLSDFNIKISTGPVVSFRSKQFLQDNYENGTVFLAPLFWLHNVGKMILEWPKEFKDKEKYIRLENASKSILIPNKNYIFLRRFSTKDDKSRLIAAPYFCNYIKSDFIGVENKVNYIYRKNGHLNRDEMVGLCALLNSELFDTYFQIFNGNVNVSATELREMRLPPLDDIIRIGNRIILSNDYSMANVNTIINEIYELEAIMN
- a CDS encoding transposase; this translates as MEKIRKKYTSEYKIFAVGLCEQYGSALRVAEELGISKNCLYHWRRSLGKEKLTLQKTSDPDKRRKEMSRLRKEVRNIETERDILKKVPSIFSRRDG